A genomic stretch from Gavia stellata isolate bGavSte3 chromosome 24, bGavSte3.hap2, whole genome shotgun sequence includes:
- the TBC1D13 gene encoding TBC1 domain family member 13 isoform X1 encodes MSRLHQSRIADFQEVLGEPTVALAKLRDLCFSGIPFDGGLRCLCWKILLNYLPLEKALWSSLLKKQRDLYSQFLKEMIIQPGIAKANLGVSREDVTLEDHPLNPNPDSRWNTYFKDNEVLLQIDKDVRRLYPDMAFFQRPTDYPCLLILDPQNEFETLRKRVEQTTLKSQTVARNRSGVTNVSSPLKTTPNSLSEYEVLPNGCEAHWEVVERILFIYAKLNPGIAYVQGMNEIVGPLYYTFATDPNSEWKEHAEADTFFCFTNLMAEIRDNFIKSLDDSQCGITYKMEKVYSTLKEKDVELYLKLQEQNIKPQFFAFRWLTLLLSQEFLLPDVIRIWDSLFADDKRFDFLLLVCCAMLTLIRDQLLEGDFTLNMRLLQDYPISDVHLILKKAKELQDSK; translated from the exons ATGTCGCGGTTGCACCAGAGCAG GATCGCGGACTTCCAGGAGGTGCTCGGCGAACCCACGGTGGCTCTGGCCAAGCTCCGCGATCTCTGCTTCAGCG GAATTCCCTTTGATGGTGGGCTGCgctgcctgtgctggaag ATACTCCTGAACTACCTCCCTTTAGAGAAAGCCTTATGGAGCTCTTTGCTGAAGAAACAGAG gGATCTGTATTCCCAGTTCCTAAAGGAAATGATTATCCAGCCTGGGATAGCCAAAGCCAACCTGGGGGTTTCAAGGGAAGATGTCACCTTAGAAGATCAC CCTCTCAATCCAAACCCAGACAGCCGATGGAATACTTACTTCAAGGATAACGAAGTGCTTCTCCAGATAGACAAAGATGTCAG GAGGCTGTACCCTGACATGGCATTCTTCCAGCGCCCAACAGACTACCCCTGCCTTTTAATCCTGGATCCCCAAAATGAGTTTGAGACGCTGCGCAAGCGGGTGGAGCAGACGACACTCAAGTCACAGACGGTGGCGCGAAACCGCAGCGGGGTTACAAAT GTGAGCTCCCCTCTTAAAACAACTCCTAATTCTCTGAGCGAGTATGAAGTTCTACCCAACGGCTGTGAAGCTCACTGGGAAGTAGTGGAGCGAATCCTGTTTATCTATGCCAAGCTGAACCCCGGGATAGCGTACGTTCAGGGGATGAATGAAATCGTAGGGCCTCTTTACTACACCTTTGCTACAGATCCTAACAGTGAATGGAAAG aacatgCTGAAGCAGacacatttttctgctttaccAATCTAATGGCCGAAATTCGGGACAACTTCATTAAGAGCCTGGATGATTCTCAGTGTGGTATTACCTACAAAATGGAGAAGGTCTACTCcactctgaaggaaaaagatgtGGAGCTGTATTTGAAACTG CAAGAACAGAACATCAAACCCCAGTTCTTTGCCTTCCGCTGGCTGACGCTGCTCTTGTCCCAAGAGTTCCTGCTGCCAGATGTCATCCGTATCTGGGACTCCCTCTTTGCTGATGATAAGCgctttgattttcttctgctcGTCTGTTGTGCCATGTTGAC ACTAATCCGGGACCAGTTGCTGGAAGGAGACTTCACTCTGAACATGAGGCTGCTGCAG GATTATCCTATCTCTGATGTTCACCTGATTTTGAAGAAGGCAAAGGAACTTCAAGATTCCAAATAG
- the TBC1D13 gene encoding TBC1 domain family member 13 isoform X2, with protein sequence MSRLHQSRIADFQEVLGEPTVALAKLRDLCFSGIPFDGGLRCLCWKILLNYLPLEKALWSSLLKKQRDLYSQFLKEMIIQPGIAKANLGVSREDVTLEDHPLNPNPDSRWNTYFKDNEVLLQIDKDVRRLYPDMAFFQRPTDYPCLLILDPQNEFETLRKRVEQTTLKSQTVARNRSGVTNQEQNIKPQFFAFRWLTLLLSQEFLLPDVIRIWDSLFADDKRFDFLLLVCCAMLTLIRDQLLEGDFTLNMRLLQDYPISDVHLILKKAKELQDSK encoded by the exons ATGTCGCGGTTGCACCAGAGCAG GATCGCGGACTTCCAGGAGGTGCTCGGCGAACCCACGGTGGCTCTGGCCAAGCTCCGCGATCTCTGCTTCAGCG GAATTCCCTTTGATGGTGGGCTGCgctgcctgtgctggaag ATACTCCTGAACTACCTCCCTTTAGAGAAAGCCTTATGGAGCTCTTTGCTGAAGAAACAGAG gGATCTGTATTCCCAGTTCCTAAAGGAAATGATTATCCAGCCTGGGATAGCCAAAGCCAACCTGGGGGTTTCAAGGGAAGATGTCACCTTAGAAGATCAC CCTCTCAATCCAAACCCAGACAGCCGATGGAATACTTACTTCAAGGATAACGAAGTGCTTCTCCAGATAGACAAAGATGTCAG GAGGCTGTACCCTGACATGGCATTCTTCCAGCGCCCAACAGACTACCCCTGCCTTTTAATCCTGGATCCCCAAAATGAGTTTGAGACGCTGCGCAAGCGGGTGGAGCAGACGACACTCAAGTCACAGACGGTGGCGCGAAACCGCAGCGGGGTTACAAAT CAAGAACAGAACATCAAACCCCAGTTCTTTGCCTTCCGCTGGCTGACGCTGCTCTTGTCCCAAGAGTTCCTGCTGCCAGATGTCATCCGTATCTGGGACTCCCTCTTTGCTGATGATAAGCgctttgattttcttctgctcGTCTGTTGTGCCATGTTGAC ACTAATCCGGGACCAGTTGCTGGAAGGAGACTTCACTCTGAACATGAGGCTGCTGCAG GATTATCCTATCTCTGATGTTCACCTGATTTTGAAGAAGGCAAAGGAACTTCAAGATTCCAAATAG